Proteins encoded by one window of Arachis ipaensis cultivar K30076 chromosome B04, Araip1.1, whole genome shotgun sequence:
- the LOC107636343 gene encoding uncharacterized protein LOC107636343 gives MEAQAARNNVNPLSDLNDPYYLHPGESPGTPLVSIMLGFNNYHSWERAVLRALTSKNKKKFVDGTIVKPAPDDLLSKAWNRCNNYVVSWINLALSPEITQSIMWHNVAFDLWQDLKRRYCQGDIFKIAELDDELSSIKQGDLTITAYFTRLKVIWEELENLRPIPQCVACDSNNCLCGLMKIRKYQDNAYVVRFLKGLNEAYSNVRSQVMMMEPVSKINQVLSMILQQKRQLHTLEPIDCKALISASNNFSYPNRGRGRDRAPGKSHGRDRRATK, from the coding sequence ATGGAAGCACAGGCGGCAAGAAACAATGTCAATCCCCTCAGCGATCTGAATGATCCGTATTATTTGCATCCTGGTGAAAGTCCAGGAACACCATTAGTCTCCATCATGCTGGGTTTCAACAACTACCACAGCTGGGAAAGAGCAGTGTTGAGAGCATTGACatccaagaataaaaaaaaatttgttgatgGAACAATTGTGAAACCAGCTCCTGATGATCTTCTAAGCAAAGCATGGAATCGTTGCAACAATTATGTAGTTTCTTGGATCAATTTGGCATTGAGTCCAGAAATTACACAAAGTATAATGTGGCACAATGTAGCTTTCGATTTATGGCAAGATCTCAAGCGCCGGTACTGTCAGGGAGATATTTTCAAGATTGCTGAGCTTGATGATGAACTCTCATCAATCAAGCAAGGAGACCTCACAATAACTGCATACTTCACAAGATTAAAGGTGATTTGGGAGGAGCTTGAAAACCTAAGGCCAATTCCTCAATGCGTAGCATGTGACTCAAACAATTGCTTGTGTGGACTGATGAAGATCAGAAAATATCAAGATAATGCATATGTAGTAAGGTTCTTGAAGGGATTAAATGAAGCATACTCAAACGTGCGATCACAAGTCATGATGATGGAACCAGTTTCGAAAATTAATCAAGTCCTTTCAATGATACTCCAACAAAAGAGACAACTGCATACACTTGAACCAATTGACTGTAAAGCACTGATCAGTGCTTCAAACAACTTCAGCTATCCAAATAGAGGAAGGGGAAGAGATAGAGCACCAGGAAAAAGTCATGGAAGGGACAGAAGAGCCACAAAATAG